From a single Bacillus pumilus genomic region:
- a CDS encoding YuzD family protein has translation MNQTVDLYVYGRDVLCASCVNLPSSKDTFEWLDAALKRKYPNQPFRITYIDIEHPPENEHQKDLSERILDDEFFYPLVLVEDQIVGEGNPKLKDIYQEMEKYGYKESSE, from the coding sequence ATGAATCAAACCGTTGATCTTTATGTATATGGAAGAGATGTACTCTGTGCTAGCTGCGTGAATCTGCCTTCTTCAAAAGATACATTTGAGTGGTTAGATGCAGCATTAAAACGAAAATACCCGAATCAGCCGTTTCGCATCACATATATTGATATTGAGCACCCGCCAGAAAACGAACACCAAAAAGACCTATCTGAACGGATTCTTGATGATGAATTCTTTTATCCGCTTGTCTTAGTGGAGGATCAAATTGTTGGAGAAGGCAATCCAAAGTTAAAAGACATTTATCAAGAAATGGAGAAATACGGATACAAGGAGAGCAGTGAATAA